One stretch of Argiope bruennichi chromosome 3, qqArgBrue1.1, whole genome shotgun sequence DNA includes these proteins:
- the LOC129963475 gene encoding ribonuclease H2 subunit C-like, which yields MTSISLGIPAEKVEEDLICHLIPCKINYNGTTNVSDYFTPFIREQDGHFTSSIRGHPLKGQKVKIPDGYTGVVLKENKKFTSDDKKDLKKFATFKEFTAWNWDIIPSSEDKLIKALEWMDVAFILHKPVSEYTDDKKDKSHIKRKFGDVEK from the exons ATGACTTCGATATCATTAGGTATTCCTGCAGAAAAAGTGGAAGAAGATTTAATCTGTCATTTAATACCGTGCAAAATAAACTATAATGGGACCACTAACGTTTCTGATTATTTTACACCATTCATTCGAGAACAAGATGGCCATTTTACGTCTTCCATTAG aggtCATCCTTTAAAAGGACAAAAGGTCAAGATTCCTGATGGTTATACAGGTGTAGttctcaaagaaaataaaaaatttacatctgatgacaaaaaagatttaaagaaatttgccACTTTCAAAGAATTTACTGCTTGGAACTGGGATATTATACCTTCTTCTGAAGATAAGTTAATTAAAGCCTTAGAGTGGATGGATGTcgcatttattttgcataaacCGGTTAGTGAATATACAGATGATAAAAAAGACAAGTCGCATATAAAACGGAAATTCGGTGATGTAGAAAAATGA